The Triticum urartu cultivar G1812 chromosome 5, Tu2.1, whole genome shotgun sequence genome contains the following window.
TGCAGTATATCAGTGTTCTGTCCTACATTGTTTCCATGTGctaatatttttaaaattttgcCATCCTTCTAGGATTTGTTGCCAATCTATCAACTCAGCTAACGTGTTGGGAGCTTCCTCAATGGTATATTTGCATGACTACATCTCTCAAATTACCACAACTTTGTGGATCATATGGACTGTGGCACTGCAGTATATTCTTCAGCCTTGCAAATTCGCATAAAATGTGTAGACTCATATTCCTGAGCAATGAAATATTTATGGACAACTCAGACCACTTTCAGTTTTAGAAAATCTCAGTCTACCTATTATGTCTCACTGTACAATTTATTCTTCTGAGGGCCGATGTGAAGCAATATGGTCCTAGACATCAGGTGTCAAAGTAGTTCTGCTTATATCAAGAGTTGCTACATATTTCAACAATTCATTGTATGGATAGAGATGCCAACAATTTGATATACTCAAATGATTAGTTTTTTCTTTGGAAAGTGCTTTTTTTATTCTCGGCATTTTTGTTCTTCTTACATGCTGACATTCTATTATTTGAACACATACTCAACTGATGATTTCAAACGTGCATTTTTGAAAAACAAATCTATATCACAGACAGCTGACGACGCAGTTCCACAGCCAGTTGTACTGATAGACCAAGACTCAGACCGTGATGCAACCATTGTGCAGCTGAGTTTTGGAGATCGTTTGGGGGCACTACTTGATACGGTATGCATTTTATTGTGCCGGGGATGGCGTTTTATTGGTCTGGCCTTGCTTAGATATGCTTTAATGATTTATAAGTTACAGATTTTCTGTATCTATAAATTATTGCGTCGTGCTGTTCACTGTTTGCAGATGAAGGCACTCAAGGACCTGGGCCTTGATGTGACGAAAGGAAGTGTGGCAACTGATTCATCTGTCACACAAACAAAGTTCCACATCATGCGATTGTGGGTGCATGCAACTTTCTGTTTGCTGCAATTTCTTATACAGCGTTTAGTTGTTTGTTTGCACTTCGAGAAGTAAAGGAGGGTATTTGTATGCTTGATTCATCACTTTTGGATGCTACACTTTGTGCAACTGTGCAATGTCCACATATTATTACTGATATTTTAGTTTAGCTGCCTTGTGGTCTATTTTCTGTAATTACCATTCAACAGATTGCACATGCATTCAAGTACTGTTTCTCTCTTCTTTTTTACTGACTTTATGGAAGGATGTCTTGACACACTAAAATTTCAAAATATTCCTTAGAAATTGCACCTGTGATTATCATACTAAGACAGTTGTGGTGATTTGGTCATGTTCTAATATTATTTATCTGTTTATACCATCTGTCTCTGTCCAGAGGGCGTAAGGTTGAGGACCCTGACATGTTGGAAACAATACGGCTGACCATCATTAACAACCTTCTGCAGTATCATCCCGTATGTTTCAGAATTCAAGTTCTTCAGTTGTGTTTTATATTTTGGTGTTTGGTAGCTTTAGATTAGTTCTCATTTTGCTTAATCGAAATATCAGAATAATAGGCAATATGTGTATAGGAATCAAGCGAGAAGCTAGCTATGGGTGAATTTTTTGGAATCAAAGCCCCTGAGAAGAAGGTGAGTTCAGTGGATGTTCTCATCCTGCTAATTCAGCACTGATGCTGGTCCATGCTTTTGTTAGGCATATTTTCGTTTTAGGGATGGGTTTCCCTCAGTGTTTACACACTGGGTATTTTAAAACAGACATCCAAGTGTTATGcttttaattttattttttccCTATATCTTGAGCAATTAATTAATTTATGTTCTCTATGGCAGGTTGATGTTGATGTTGCAACACATGTAATTGTGCAAGATGATGGACCGAAAAGAAGGTTTGATCATGATAGCTTCTAATTATTGTATGCCGCTTGTGTAGCATGATGTCAGCATGTACGGTGACTAATTAGTTGTCATGCATATTACCCCATATATGTTAGCTCTGTGGCATGCACATGCATGGTTTTGTGTGTGGTGCGCTATTCCTGCACATTGGCGAACTAAATTCACTAGTACGTAATAGTTGTCATATGGTGACATCACACATATGTTGCACCATGGTTTGCCGTGTGGTTGTATCTTGTATATGTACCAAAGCACTATTTGTACACATTTGACAAACTAAATCTCTAGCTATTGTCTGCTACTGCTGCCAAAACTGATTTTCACGTGATCGCTACCTAGTATCATAATGGAGGGTTTTACGTGGGCAGTGACTACATTTGCTTGAGGCATACTTATCTTGTTGAGCATTTGAAATTTTAAATCACCGACATAATTTCCCGTAAAAAGAATCACCTGACATAATAAGCAGGTGCATTTGACTAGTAGTAAGGTATGTATGTGCCTCCCAAGTTTGGGCCAAGCTGCAAAATTTTGTTCTTGTGTTGGAGGCATCCTTGCATTATAAACATGTCTAGGCTAGTCGGGTTCAGGCATTATCGTACATCTCTCATAGGACACCTTTAAAATGAAAAATGGGATGATTTGGTATAGAAAGGACAGGCTAGGTAATATATCGGACTGCTGGATTTGGTTGTGTTTGGGCAACTCGCCATGCTGACGGAACTTGTTGGTTCTTGGGTACTGCACCTTGtgtaatactccctccgttccaaaataagtgttttggaacggagggagtagttgatTGTGTTTGACACAACTTCATATGTTAGAAAACAAAtgtgtttatccatttgccaagAATCACATCTTATAGAACCTGAACGATCTGTTTCTCATTTTTCTTGGTTTAATGTACATCATCTACTTCCTCACCAGTTTTAGTTGAACATGTGCAGCATGCTTTACATAGAGACAGCTGATCGACCAGGCTTACTCTTGGAAGTAATCAAGATCATTACTGACGTAAATGTTGATGTGGAATCAGCTGAGATTGATACTGAGGTATGCCAGTTTCTGTCTCTTTGTTATGGTAGTCACTCAGCTATGAAGGCCCTTCCTTAGTTCATGCCGGTTGTCTTATTCAGGGCTTGGTTGCCAAGGACAAGTTTCATGTGAGTTACAGAGGGGCAAAACTTAACAGCTCGTTATCTCAGGTATATACCCACGCCAAGATTAGCACATTTAGTAACCTTCTTGCTCATCTCAGCAATATTGAACTCTTATAATTCCGTTTTACAGGTGCTGGTTAATTGTTTGCGCTATTACCTCCGGAGGCCCGAGACAGATGAAGACAGCTATTGATGATTGTTCTGTGGCGGCTCGTTTCGAGTTCCTGCCTATGAAGCCTTTTGCACTGCAATTTCTGttgtaagcaaaacaaaataTGGCACATGTGTTCCGAAATGCATTAAAACTGGGCCGTCTGATGCAGTTATGTTCTATGGTCGGACATGTGGCCCTTGGGAGCTTTAGCAGCCCCATCCCATTGGTTTCCTAGAGGAATCACGTTGGAAAGCATTCACGCATGTCGAGTGTGGTCTGTAAGTTCATAGTACTATAATTCATGTGCATGTAAAAAACCAGGTTACGTATGTGAAGATCTTGTCTTACTTCATGTCATATGGTGACGGGAACTTCTAGCGTTGGCACACAAATTTACCAGCATGCCGTGTCATTGGTTTGAGGCTGCTGGTCTCGACACTATTTTCCTCCTGTGGACACGGGCTACTGTTGTATCTTCTCCATCAAGTGTGGTGCATGATTCTTCCAGACCTCCACTTTTTTTGATAGCTTCCAGAGCTTCAACTTCCTTCATGTGTGTTAGAGAAACCAGACAAATAGAAATCTTTTGCAAATCTGCCCCTCTGCCCAGTGCAGTGGGCAAAAATGCCATCCTCTAAACCTGAATCTTGACCCAACCTGGTTTGCTCACCAACCAGGACAAGACTTCTGAGGTGCTTTGGCGATGCTAGTGGTTTGCTCACCAACCCATGACAGAAATTTTCCAAGACGCCGTGTGGATGATTTGCAAGATTGTCTCCCtcagagcatctccagccgttggccccctaGGAGGCGTGTAAAATCGCCGCCTGGGGGCGAGCTGGCGCTAAAATCGGCGTGGGAGCGAGTGGGTTTCCAGCCGCCGGCCCTAGGGCCGCCTCAAGACGCCTTTTTTAAGGGTATTTGGCAAAGTTCGGCAAATTTGACAAAATATTCGGCTAAAGTTCAGCAAACTGGACATATATTTGGACATTACATAGCAAAGTTATTTGAAAAAAGGCCACAACTACAACTATTTTTAAGGGGCGAAGAAGTCGCTGAGCGCGGCGACGTCGCCGAcgtcgtcgtcggccttctcctccttgatgCGGCGGCCCCTGCTGGACTCCTGCCCGGTGTCGCCCCGGCGGACCGGTGGTGGCGGCAAGTCATCGTTGCTGTCGTCGAGGACGACGACGCCTCCCTCGTCCCGGCCACGGCGCCGAGCTTTGAACTGCTCGTAGGCGAGGCGCTGGCGCTCCAGCTCCGTCCGTGACCAGTCGTCGCGCGCCCACTTCAAGGTCGCCGCGTTGTCGAGCTCCTCCTTGACGCCGCCGACGAGCCCTGGCTCCGTCTTCACGACGGCGCGCCCGGCTCCGTCTTCACGGTGGCGAGCCCCGACTCCGTCTTTGGTTTGACGTagcgaggaggaggcgcgcccgacgccctcattgatgacgatgccgacgctgcgggtgcgccggccgagcggcgtctccgctgcgggctcggccttgacgccgaacACCGCGGGCGAGCCGGAGGAATGGGAagaggagcgggaggaggagtgagaggaggaagacgaggaggagcCAAACCTCCTGGGCATCCGTTGCCCGGCGCTCCGGCGGGGGACCGGGGCGGCCACCGCGGCAGGGTATGCCAGCAGCGGGTCATTGCCTCCCTTGAGGTGCAAGAGCACCTCGTGGAGCGTGCGACCGGGGGCGCTCCATCATACGCGGCGTCCGTTGCTGTTCTTGATGCCCCCCACATCGGTGCCCCGTTGGTGGATGCCAGCCGCTGCGCCTGCCGACGCTGCAAGTACGCCGCCCACGacgcgtggttgtcggcggcgtactgggggagggcGCGCTGCTCCTCCATTAGGGACGCCCGCACGCGGTCGACCTCAGCGGCGAAGATGGCGGGGCGCGCATCGACGTCGGGCACCGGGGGAATGGGGACGCCCCCGTTGCTGAGcctccaccccgtcggcccggcgcgcatgtccggtGGGGCCGGGATGTTCGCCTCGAAGAAGAGATAAGCCTCCCACTCGTGGAGCGAGCGGCGGctgaagccgttggccgccgccgcGTCGCCGGGGAATTGCTCGGCCGTCGGATGGGCTTGgggagagaggggaggggaggaaCGTCGGCAGGCGGTTGCGCACGGGGAGAGAGGCAGAGCTCGGCGGCGGCTGTAGGCTGGTGTGGCCAGAGGCAAGGGGGGTGCGCTGGTTTTATAGCCCCGCCCAGTGTGTACGCGTGGCGGGAGGGGAGGCGTCGCCTGTGACGCGCCACCCGtggggaatcaatggcaaggctgaccggcggcagccttgccattgattccccgcTGGAAACCGAGGCGTTCTGAGGACGACGAGGCTCGTGTCGCTGACTCGGCGGGCCCGCGGCTCTTTCGCGTCAAAATCGCTCGCCCCGgctgtgacgccccaagaccggagcttcagatgctttccagggtttccgggtttcgttgtgtgatttgtttcgtctgttgctttcatctttgcatcatgtgcattgcatcatgtcatcatgcaacccgttttaaaactcaactaaataaattgcatggatcttcggtccatttaaatcgagggaattcacatggtgattctctttaaaacatatcctcccaatagtAGGGAGATATATTAAATATTTCATTAATGTGGAATTACCttgacacacttgcaaaataattccccatgcctttgtcccatgcatcatctccttctcctttccTTCTATTTCCTTTTTTTGCAAGTGCCATTTTCCCCTTCTCTATTAATGTTCATTATTTTCCTATAAATTCTCGACCATGCCTTCAACCTCTCTACCAAATTTCATCTCTTTTGACgttgttttggttgggttcaaaatTGCATCAAGTTTGAAGTTAATTTAAACTTGGTTTAATTTTCTGCCCTAAAAAAAGCCCTAAGCAATTTATTCAAATATTACTTAAATCCTGGACCCCATAGCTTTTTACCTCCTTGTCAGAAACCTCCCTTAGATACCCGCTCTTTCCTTTTTATTTTGCTATCTAGTTTTTTTTAAAGAGAAGAGGGAAGGAGTGAGGAGCCCAGCCAGGCCTTTTCCCtgtagctaggccggcccattcggcccaaggccaaggcccagccagccgcacTCTGTCTTAACCCTAGCCCGATTCCCCGATCCAATCTCTCCCTCTCGTTCCTCCCGCAGCGCCGCCAACTGCCCTTGTCCTCTTGCTCGACcactctctctcttttccctgcTTGCGCCGCCAGGGACGGGCGCAGTCGGCGCCTCCCGATCCGACGTCCCGCGTCCTCCTCCGCCTTCGATCCGGTGCCGCCGGAGGCCACCAGCGCCGCCCAGGCGCCGCACCTCCTTCCTTagcgcgcccccttccttcccCGGCCTCCTCCTCACGCCAGTTGCCAGGGACGCGCCTCCCTGCTACCGAAGACGCCGCTAAGCTACGCCCCGCGGTCCTGTCCTCCGACCGCGCCAAGCCCCGCCACCGGCCTGCTACCTCGCCTCCCCAACCCGAGCTGGCCCGGATCCGGCCATCTTCGACACCTTGGGTCGCTGGCCATGGACGCCTCTGCTCCATCGCCGGACGGCTGCTTCTCCGCGcgcctctgttcgtcgtcgtgaCAGTCACCGTGAGCCCGCGTTGACTTCCCCTGCTCCACCACCATCAGCGCCCGGCAGCACCTCCTCTGTCCGTGAGTCATGTTGTTGCTGCTCGTTTTGCCGCTGCCATGGCCTCTCACTTGTAGCCCCTCGCCAAGCATGCTACGTGATGCTGCCCCTTTTGTCGTTGCCAAGGCCATTGAATCCAGGGACACAAGACCGTCTCGGTGGATTCCTTTcgacaagtaccacgacgacccgTCGAGACCGCCAAGTTCCACTACCGATGAACGTTTTGGAATCGCCAAGTTAGACTACAACGCGAAGACCATGTACAACTACTGACACCCGTGGATTTCACCAAGTACCTATACCGACGACCGAGACCCTGTTTTCGACAAGTTCGCGAGTATGACCACTTCCCACGACGACCTTGTACTACTACCGTTGACGAAGAAATGTGCACCGCAAGCATCAAGTTCAACTACTGTCGACCGCGAAGGGTTTGGAGTaatcaagtacctctccgaaatgaacgtgaatgactaccgtcgcaagaacgggaccggaaagtccaaagaccccaagtaccttgacaccgatgacatgaacgtctacggaaactcgtgcaacgataaacatgtaccactaccgtcgccgagatcgcgagaacctctaccctcgaccctagagcgtgcgagaacgactacttgGACTGTcgtcgcgagaacgcctacttccctctacgaatgAGAACCGTCTACTTTGCACGCCCCGAAGGTATAACCCTGAGACGACGTCCGTGAATGAATGcatgcgatgtttgagatgcttgTGTTTGCACTAAGTCCAATTTGTCACTCGttttccttgtcgccaactcgtgggacacccggaatccgggatcaccccaccatcttttgcacgcatccacacacttctcctttgcatcggtatctcaatcgagttactggaaccggaacgttgccgtggcaccgtttccgttatcgttgccgtggcagctccttttctttccaccacggtgaaaaatgcttcataatgctcttgtcaacttttaataaaaattgcataaacttgatcatgtcatcggcatcatgataacaacaattaaaatgtttaaattgttgttgctataaattgctaatgcatatggggatttaccggatttgttgtttgttatccggccccatttaaattgtttagatgtaGATAAttttatgtttcacctcttgacatgctaaaaacatttaatattgttgggtacataaccgagagaaaaccaaataattgatgtggtgttccgtcaatatgcaacccgttgcattttgagctccatttaatttgtaggattgcttgggcactttgccatgccatgcatattaaaccgggcatgcatcatacttggttgtgcatcgtgccatgcttatgtggtggttgtttattatgttgtttgctcctttccggtgttgcttcttcgggctAGTTCCagtaacgtcgtgtttgtgaggaaccgttcgactacgtccgtttgtctgcttcatggactcgttcttcttccttgcggggtctcaggcaagatgatcataccctcgaaatcacttctatcttttgcttgctagttgctcgctcttttgctatgcctatgatgcgatacctaccacttgcttgtcatgcctcctatattgttgaaccaagcctctaacccaccttgtcctagcaaaccgttgattggctatgttaccgctttgctcagcccctcttatagcgttgttagttgtaggtgaagattgaagtttttgttccttgttggaacatggagatgttgttcctggttggaacatgtttacttttgggatatcacaatatatcttatttattaatgcatctatatacttggtaaagggtggaaggcggCCTATGCCTGGtggttttgttccactcttgccgcctagtttccgtcatatcggtgttatgttcccggtttgcgttccttacgcggttgggttataatgggaaccccttgacaattcgccttg
Protein-coding sequences here:
- the LOC125508436 gene encoding ACT domain-containing protein ACR12, with product MALATSHRHLVRPAAAAPRVPLRPLRFAAPRSLPRICCQSINSANVLGASSMTADDAVPQPVVLIDQDSDRDATIVQLSFGDRLGALLDTMKALKDLGLDVTKGSVATDSSVTQTKFHIMRLGRKVEDPDMLETIRLTIINNLLQYHPESSEKLAMGEFFGIKAPEKKVDVDVATHVIVQDDGPKRSMLYIETADRPGLLLEVIKIITDVNVDVESAEIDTEGLVAKDKFHVSYRGAKLNSSLSQVLVNCLRYYLRRPETDEDSY